The Zonotrichia albicollis isolate bZonAlb1 chromosome 9, bZonAlb1.hap1, whole genome shotgun sequence genome has a window encoding:
- the LOC141730232 gene encoding serine/threonine-protein kinase PAK 1-like, with the protein MVMKVNRNPNLVSCLDSYLVGEELSLVMEYMDGGTLSDVISQTYLSEDEMAAISRECLQGLQFLHSNHVIHHNLKSRNILLRTDGSVKLYRGSRNLKLQGNEVHCCEQR; encoded by the exons ATGGTCATGAAGGTGAACAGGAATCCCAACCTGGTCAGCTGTTTAGACAG ctaccttgtggGTGAGGAACTGTCCCTGGTtatggagtacatggatggaggcactcTGAGCGATGTCATCAGCCAGACCTACCTGTCggaagatgagatggcagccatcagtcgggag tgcctgcaaggactgcaatTTCTTCATTCAAACCACGTCATCCACCACAATTTGAAGAGcagaaacatccttctcagaactgaCGGTTCTGTCAAGCTGt acagAGGGAGCCGCAATCTAAAGCTTCAGGGGAATGAAGTCCACTGCTGTGAGCAGCGTTAa